The nucleotide window GAGCGGTCTTCGACCGGCTCGTCGGCGTCTCCGGCGTTGGGCCAAAGCTTGCGCTTGCCGTGCTCTCGACCTTCTCTCCCGCCTCGCTCGCAACTGTCGTGGTGACCCAGGACGCCACGCGCATGGCCACGGTGCCCGGCGTCGGCAAGAAGAAGGCCCAGCGCCTCCTCATGGAGCTGCAGGACGTCTTTACCAGGGACACGGAGCTCAGGGGCCTTGTGGGCATGAGCGAACCTGCGCCCCGGTCCCCCCTCGCCAACACGGCCGAGTCCGTTCAGAGCGACGCCACCTCGGCACTGCTCGCCATGGGCTTCACGCCCCAGGAGGCCGAGCTCGCCCTGAGGGGCCATGAGGATGCGGGTGCCCTGACGGTCGAGAAGGCGATCTCGTATGCGCTGAGGCATCTGGGAGGTGGTGCCTGATGTGGGAGGCCGACAGGGAAGACCTGTTCGAGGAGGGCCACGACGCCGCGGCCGCGGCACGCTCCTTGGGACAGCGCAGCGTGTCTGCCGAGCTCACCACCGACGACCTGGACGTGGAGC belongs to Olsenella uli DSM 7084 and includes:
- the ruvA gene encoding Holliday junction branch migration protein RuvA, with amino-acid sequence MIVQLTGTLVEVLPTHVIVDVGGIGYELGVSATTAASLPAVGEAGVTLLARMLVKESAVELYGFASREERAVFDRLVGVSGVGPKLALAVLSTFSPASLATVVVTQDATRMATVPGVGKKKAQRLLMELQDVFTRDTELRGLVGMSEPAPRSPLANTAESVQSDATSALLAMGFTPQEAELALRGHEDAGALTVEKAISYALRHLGGGA